A window from Ureaplasma parvum serovar 3 str. ATCC 27815 encodes these proteins:
- a CDS encoding DUF2130 domain-containing protein, giving the protein MKTTANKKIKLINIEKLEFEILEPINTNEILVFKDENSTIYESFNQNLEKQRDEFIKKIREEEEQNWRNNFLANDRDYNELVKQRYDLEKQRDELKEKLKNEGNKAIAHFKDSDEYKNLIKAQEKINSLNKTIESNEQSYKKEIENIELKLKSQFDEETKSLKNTIAKQEIKLDNAEKMAIINFKESNEYQKIIKDKIDLDIEIEKLKFAIQAHEDNMKAAKENWESKKIVEIKELESKKDKEIHKLTESIEQLKREKSSNVKLVGEELEQWLKNKFDETYSFSCPDMTFTKINEAIDGKKADFLLEFFDFGKEMSNDDKKLIFSATIEAKTEFFDNQKGTKNSAHYKKLDQDRINQKSEYAILVTELEPEDHFVIKKINEYKNMFAVRPQYFIPLVDMIRNFATLKAKINSQIIRYEDRAKIEENLDELKKDIVDNTLKYINDKTKKIIDDSKAIIKKAESIEESAEDIINKKLNTLKKKINELTIRKIDPNKLLLEVSDDENDEE; this is encoded by the coding sequence ATGAAAACTACAGCTAATAAAAAAATTAAATTAATTAATATTGAAAAATTAGAATTTGAAATTCTTGAGCCGATTAATACCAATGAGATTTTGGTTTTCAAAGATGAAAATTCAACTATTTATGAATCTTTTAATCAAAATTTAGAAAAACAACGTGATGAATTTATCAAAAAAATTCGTGAAGAAGAAGAACAAAATTGAAGAAATAATTTTTTAGCTAATGATCGTGATTACAATGAGTTAGTTAAACAAAGATATGATTTAGAAAAACAACGTGATGAATTAAAAGAAAAATTAAAAAATGAGGGAAATAAAGCAATTGCTCATTTTAAAGATAGTGATGAATACAAAAATTTAATTAAAGCACAAGAAAAAATTAATTCTTTAAATAAGACAATTGAAAGTAATGAACAAAGCTACAAAAAAGAAATTGAAAATATAGAATTAAAGTTAAAAAGCCAATTTGATGAAGAAACAAAATCGTTAAAAAATACTATTGCTAAACAAGAAATTAAATTAGATAATGCTGAAAAAATGGCAATTATTAATTTTAAAGAAAGTAATGAATATCAAAAAATTATTAAAGATAAAATAGATTTAGATATTGAAATAGAAAAATTAAAATTTGCTATTCAAGCTCATGAAGATAATATGAAGGCTGCTAAAGAAAATTGAGAGTCTAAAAAAATTGTTGAAATTAAGGAACTTGAAAGTAAAAAAGATAAAGAGATCCATAAATTAACAGAAAGTATTGAACAATTAAAACGTGAAAAATCATCAAATGTTAAACTTGTTGGTGAAGAACTTGAACAATGATTAAAAAATAAATTTGATGAAACTTACTCATTTTCATGTCCTGATATGACATTCACTAAAATTAATGAAGCAATTGATGGTAAAAAAGCTGACTTTTTATTAGAATTTTTTGATTTTGGTAAAGAAATGTCAAATGATGATAAAAAATTAATTTTTAGTGCGACAATTGAAGCGAAAACAGAATTTTTTGACAATCAAAAAGGTACAAAAAATAGTGCTCACTATAAAAAATTAGATCAAGATCGTATTAATCAAAAATCTGAATATGCAATTTTAGTAACTGAATTAGAACCAGAAGATCATTTTGTAATTAAAAAAATTAATGAATACAAAAATATGTTTGCTGTACGGCCACAATACTTCATTCCTTTAGTTGATATGATTCGAAATTTTGCAACCCTTAAAGCAAAAATTAATTCACAAATCATAAGATATGAAGATCGTGCAAAAATTGAAGAAAATCTTGATGAATTAAAAAAAGATATTGTTGATAACACTCTAAAATACATCAATGATAAAACTAAAAAAATAATCGATGATTCAAAAGCTATTATTAAAAAAGCAGAAAGTATTGAAGAAAGTGCTGAAGATATTATTAACAAAAAACTAAATACTTTAAAAAAGAAAATCAATGAATTAACAATTAGAAAAATTGATCCAAATAAACTTTTGTTAGAAGTTAGTGATGATGAAAATGATGAAGAATAA
- the asnS gene encoding asparagine--tRNA ligase: MQLKIKEIFNQDYVKLEGQKIQIKAWVRSNRDSKKIGFLVLNDGSSLTNLQAVYRVDKIDNYEEIAAARMWAAVVIEGVIKLTPTAKQPLELEVLNAQILKQSDEDFLLSNNDLNLETLRLNAHLRPRTNLFHAIMKVRATLAFAVHEFMNQNEYSWLAAPLFTGNDAEGAGETFSIQKFDNEEFFGKQTHLSVTGQLQAEAYAQAFGNVYTFGPTFRAEKSHTNRHLAEFWMIEPEMAFVDLKGMQDIVEDLVKHVIKAVLEKNQQELEFLAQRNDENLIKKLQKVVESKFERIEYKDAVKILADAVKNGHQFENNEIFFGMDLGSEHERYMCETYHQGPVFLQNYPKDIKAFYMKLNDDQQTVASTDLLIPGVGELVGGSQREDSYEKLLKRCQELKMPIESLQWYLDLRRFGYYMSSGFGIGFERLVMYVTGVNNIKDTIPFPRSHGQIEF, from the coding sequence ATGCAATTAAAAATTAAAGAAATTTTTAATCAAGACTATGTAAAACTTGAAGGCCAAAAGATACAAATTAAAGCTTGAGTTCGTTCAAACCGTGATTCAAAAAAAATTGGTTTTTTAGTTCTAAATGATGGTAGTTCTTTAACAAATTTACAAGCTGTATATCGTGTTGATAAAATTGACAATTATGAAGAAATAGCTGCAGCACGAATGTGAGCCGCTGTTGTTATTGAAGGTGTAATTAAATTAACTCCAACAGCTAAACAACCATTAGAACTAGAAGTATTAAATGCTCAAATTTTAAAACAAAGTGATGAAGATTTTTTATTATCAAACAATGATTTAAATTTAGAAACATTGCGTTTAAATGCTCATTTAAGACCAAGAACAAATTTATTTCATGCCATTATGAAAGTGAGGGCAACACTTGCTTTTGCAGTTCATGAATTTATGAATCAAAACGAATATAGTTGATTAGCTGCACCATTGTTTACAGGAAATGATGCTGAAGGAGCTGGCGAAACTTTTAGTATTCAAAAATTTGATAATGAAGAATTTTTTGGTAAACAAACTCATTTATCTGTAACAGGTCAATTACAAGCTGAAGCATACGCACAAGCTTTTGGTAATGTTTATACATTTGGTCCTACTTTTAGAGCTGAAAAATCTCACACAAATCGTCATTTAGCAGAATTTTGAATGATTGAACCTGAAATGGCTTTTGTTGATTTAAAAGGTATGCAAGATATTGTTGAAGATTTAGTTAAACATGTTATTAAGGCTGTTTTAGAAAAAAATCAACAAGAATTAGAATTTTTAGCTCAAAGAAATGATGAAAATTTAATTAAAAAACTACAAAAAGTTGTTGAGTCTAAATTTGAACGTATTGAATATAAAGATGCAGTTAAAATCCTAGCTGATGCTGTTAAAAATGGTCATCAATTCGAAAATAATGAAATCTTTTTTGGAATGGATTTAGGATCAGAGCACGAAAGATACATGTGTGAAACATATCATCAAGGTCCTGTGTTCTTACAAAATTATCCAAAGGATATTAAAGCATTTTATATGAAATTAAACGATGATCAACAAACTGTAGCTTCAACAGATTTATTAATTCCAGGCGTTGGCGAATTAGTGGGTGGATCACAACGTGAAGATAGTTATGAGAAACTATTAAAACGATGTCAAGAATTAAAAATGCCAATTGAAAGTTTACAATGATATTTAGATTTACGTCGTTTCGGATATTATATGTCATCAGGTTTTGGAATTGGTTTTGAGCGTTTAGTGATGTATGTAACAGGAGTTAATAATATTAAAGATACAATCCCATTCCCACGAAGTCATGGCCAAATTGAATTTTAA
- a CDS encoding iron chelate uptake ABC transporter family permease subunit — MQIKQVNINKKDLSIYKKLIEAKKFVSTQIRRPYMITIIVLTFIILAVGMFFMNVFYEKSTYFDANYNTHVTYFRTWAKVVADDKSILLYWYPPIVKLFVAISMPVAGYAIQITTQNRLSSPSTLGYIPVSILAYVAMLMIDQGKSWLVYVFGFIFSSFIILVNYILQRQKSSNRSFKPVLIGFAISATITAVGLVIAVSRPNILNRVTIWTGELPNVYEWLKLYISMPLILICLFAFLVLSPKLKIMQRDFALAKSLGIKVNLIFWVVTVLTAIVTIATVNITSPMILLGLIIPNIVRATFNKHEPLFVFFVSIVFSLALLEVSLFLSLNYRFGPNFLMAIVSAFVLIFIMRKHG, encoded by the coding sequence ATGCAAATAAAACAAGTAAATATTAATAAAAAAGATCTTTCTATTTATAAAAAACTCATTGAAGCAAAAAAATTTGTTAGTACACAAATTCGTCGTCCTTATATGATAACGATTATTGTATTAACATTTATTATCTTAGCTGTTGGTATGTTTTTTATGAATGTTTTTTATGAAAAATCTACATATTTTGATGCGAATTATAATACTCATGTAACCTATTTTCGAACTTGAGCTAAAGTAGTAGCTGATGATAAAAGTATTTTATTGTATTGGTATCCACCTATCGTTAAATTATTTGTAGCAATTTCTATGCCGGTTGCTGGATATGCCATTCAGATTACAACTCAGAATCGTTTATCATCACCTTCAACATTAGGATACATTCCAGTTTCAATTTTGGCTTATGTAGCAATGTTGATGATTGATCAAGGTAAAAGCTGATTAGTATATGTTTTTGGGTTTATATTTTCATCATTTATCATTTTAGTTAATTATATTTTACAACGACAAAAATCTAGTAATCGTTCATTTAAACCAGTTTTAATTGGATTTGCTATATCTGCAACAATTACAGCGGTAGGTTTAGTAATTGCTGTTTCACGTCCAAATATTTTAAATCGAGTGACAATTTGAACTGGTGAATTACCAAATGTTTATGAGTGATTAAAATTATATATTTCAATGCCTTTAATTTTGATTTGTTTATTTGCTTTTTTAGTATTATCACCAAAATTAAAAATTATGCAACGCGATTTTGCTTTGGCAAAATCTTTAGGAATCAAAGTTAATTTAATTTTTTGAGTCGTGACAGTTTTAACAGCAATTGTAACAATTGCAACTGTTAATATTACAAGTCCCATGATTCTATTAGGTTTAATTATTCCAAATATAGTTAGGGCAACATTTAATAAACATGAACCATTATTTGTATTTTTTGTATCTATTGTATTTTCATTAGCATTGTTAGAAGTTTCATTATTTTTATCACTAAATTATCGTTTTGGTCCTAACTTTTTAATGGCTATTGTTAGTGCATTTGTGTTAATTTTTATTATGCGAAAACACGGATAA
- a CDS encoding NADP-dependent glyceraldehyde-3-phosphate dehydrogenase, with protein sequence MNYKTLINGAFVDAKEKLPVYNPSNNQIIAYVPNIHNENEINTIFENAHIAYLKFKDTPIKYRCDLLLKLADKLDEHKQELAQIISTEIAKGLKDSLIEVERSADYLRETVFEYQKLMQKPIIFDETVHHVKNKVATYYRIPVGVVLAICPFNYPINLLISKLAPALVSGNSLVYKPSTQGSLIGIRISELVHEVGFPKGVVNCLTTEARITGDLLVTNKYVKAISFTGGPKVGNHIAEITSKISLVLELGGKDPALVLDDADFELAANEIVKGAYGFSGQRCTAIKRVFVSHKNHDLLVNLINKKVDALTVGLPQQNPIITPLINSNSLKYNLSLVEDAIKKGAIVHQKIVYNEKNNLLHPLVIDNVTKEMRVAWEEPFGPILPIITYNSIQEAIDLINQSQYGLQACIFTTNYASIEQLALQIESGTININKSSSRGPDILPFFGVKDSGFGVQGIVDAILSMTTIKGIIINK encoded by the coding sequence TTGAACTATAAAACATTAATTAATGGAGCATTTGTTGATGCTAAAGAAAAACTACCAGTTTATAATCCATCTAATAATCAAATTATTGCTTATGTTCCTAACATTCATAATGAAAATGAAATTAATACTATTTTTGAAAATGCTCATATAGCATATCTAAAATTTAAGGACACACCAATTAAATATCGTTGTGATCTACTTTTAAAATTAGCCGATAAACTAGATGAACATAAACAAGAATTAGCACAAATTATTAGTACTGAAATTGCAAAAGGATTAAAAGATAGCCTAATTGAAGTTGAACGAAGTGCTGATTATTTACGCGAAACAGTTTTTGAGTATCAAAAATTAATGCAAAAACCAATTATTTTTGATGAAACAGTTCACCATGTTAAAAACAAAGTGGCAACATATTATCGTATTCCAGTTGGTGTTGTTTTAGCAATTTGTCCTTTTAATTATCCTATTAACTTATTGATTTCAAAATTAGCACCAGCATTAGTTTCTGGTAATAGTTTAGTTTATAAACCATCAACACAAGGTTCATTAATTGGTATTCGAATTAGTGAATTAGTTCATGAAGTAGGTTTTCCAAAAGGAGTTGTTAACTGCTTAACAACTGAAGCACGTATAACAGGTGATCTACTAGTTACTAATAAATATGTTAAAGCGATTAGCTTTACGGGCGGACCTAAAGTAGGCAATCATATTGCTGAAATAACATCAAAGATTTCTTTAGTTTTAGAATTAGGAGGAAAAGATCCAGCCCTTGTTTTAGATGATGCGGATTTTGAACTAGCTGCTAATGAAATAGTTAAAGGTGCTTATGGCTTTAGCGGGCAAAGATGTACTGCAATCAAACGAGTATTTGTTTCGCATAAAAATCATGATTTATTAGTTAATTTAATTAACAAAAAAGTTGACGCTTTAACAGTCGGTTTACCACAACAAAATCCCATAATTACTCCATTAATTAATTCTAATTCATTAAAATATAACTTATCATTAGTTGAGGATGCAATCAAAAAAGGAGCAATAGTACACCAAAAAATCGTTTATAATGAAAAAAATAACCTTTTGCATCCTTTAGTAATTGATAATGTTACAAAAGAAATGCGCGTAGCTTGAGAAGAACCATTCGGTCCTATTTTACCAATTATAACTTATAATAGTATACAAGAAGCTATTGATTTAATTAATCAATCACAATATGGTTTACAAGCTTGTATTTTTACAACAAATTATGCAAGTATTGAACAATTAGCTTTACAAATTGAATCAGGAACAATTAACATTAATAAATCAAGTTCACGTGGTCCAGATATTTTACCTTTTTTTGGTGTTAAAGATTCTGGATTTGGTGTTCAAGGTATTGTTGATGCAATTTTATCAATGACAACAATCAAAGGAATAATCATTAATAAATAA
- a CDS encoding thymidine phosphorylase: protein MLNVVEIISKKKNNIELSEQEIKFVYDGFVNKTIPDYQMAAFLMAVNFCGYSENEQYYATKAMVESGKLLDLRVENKIVVDKHSSGGVGDKVSIILTPLLSALGLYVGKMSGRGLGHTGGTVDKLESLNLNLDFDLKTYMNQLKDNGLLLTGQSDDMVVADKYIYALRDVTATSDVFDLMIGSIMAKKLALITDYIFLDVKVGEGAFCKNVAQAESLATKMLKLSKKFNRNTIIHLTNMDQPLGKAIGNAIEIKESMDYLLGKPVPQDLYDLINQFALDILIDTKFAKNKEDAQSKIDNVIKNGLAYQKFVNWVKWYKGDYISLENDTYFNPKYKLEILAKQDGYLDFKSTKELGMIAVDLKAGRKVKTDQLDFQAGIYLNKKNNDFVKTNEVIATLYASEPINDEVVNKYHNNVVYLKTPKQIAPSIIKVMR, encoded by the coding sequence ATGTTAAATGTTGTAGAAATTATTAGCAAGAAAAAAAATAATATTGAATTAAGTGAACAAGAAATTAAATTTGTTTATGATGGTTTTGTTAATAAGACAATTCCAGATTATCAAATGGCAGCTTTTTTAATGGCTGTTAATTTTTGTGGATATAGTGAAAATGAACAATACTATGCAACTAAAGCAATGGTTGAATCTGGTAAATTATTAGATTTGCGTGTTGAAAATAAAATTGTTGTTGACAAACATTCATCTGGTGGTGTGGGAGATAAAGTTTCAATTATTTTAACTCCTTTACTATCAGCTTTAGGATTATACGTTGGAAAAATGTCTGGTCGAGGATTAGGGCATACTGGTGGTACAGTTGATAAATTAGAATCATTGAATTTAAATTTAGATTTTGATTTAAAAACATACATGAATCAGCTAAAAGATAATGGTTTATTATTAACTGGTCAATCAGATGATATGGTTGTGGCTGATAAATATATTTATGCATTACGAGATGTAACAGCAACAAGTGATGTGTTTGATCTTATGATAGGATCAATTATGGCTAAAAAATTAGCTTTAATTACTGATTATATTTTCTTAGATGTTAAAGTTGGTGAAGGAGCATTTTGTAAAAATGTTGCACAAGCAGAATCTTTAGCAACAAAGATGTTAAAATTATCAAAGAAATTTAATCGTAATACAATTATCCATTTAACAAATATGGACCAACCTTTAGGAAAAGCAATTGGTAATGCTATTGAAATTAAAGAAAGTATGGATTATTTATTAGGTAAACCAGTGCCCCAAGATTTATATGATTTAATTAATCAGTTTGCTTTAGACATCTTAATTGATACAAAATTCGCTAAAAACAAGGAAGATGCTCAATCTAAGATTGATAACGTCATTAAAAATGGTTTAGCTTATCAAAAATTTGTGAATTGAGTAAAATGATACAAAGGTGATTATATTAGTCTTGAAAATGATACATATTTTAACCCTAAATACAAATTAGAGATTTTAGCAAAACAAGATGGATATTTAGACTTTAAATCAACAAAAGAATTGGGTATGATTGCTGTTGATTTAAAAGCAGGACGTAAAGTTAAAACTGATCAATTAGATTTTCAAGCTGGAATTTATTTAAATAAGAAAAATAATGATTTCGTTAAAACAAATGAAGTTATTGCTACACTTTATGCTAGCGAGCCAATTAATGATGAAGTTGTTAATAAATACCATAACAATGTAGTTTATTTAAAAACACCAAAACAAATTGCACCATCAATTATTAAAGTAATGCGTTAA
- a CDS encoding iron ABC transporter permease has product MKNPSRFIFIIKNNILNTINNASFIENGNFKKKFRVYARKQHLAAWVISIVTILFLSLLVMFIKINNQGQLLNNRTPLDLFKVNYETILQIWITGASLGASAYMFQRITKNRLVDTSTLGIGNVCLIGLFFLAISINFENYGSQKLFENLLPFIFIISGVCAGLILYWFSKKRTGFSHTKLIVSGVFINFIAIALSISLKDNLTLVASNYIDDRLLGNFSNRNSTEKYLSYAVFLFLMIWCFLRSAKFKVVITDTMIAEQLGLKVKLLNLEMIFISSCLTAVSYIMGGNVLFLGIAAANLGYAVFGNRFSSSIIFSSFITIIFLIFGQFILDNIVQNLTSLVFDAPIVTPLLVAPIFTFIILFKNNI; this is encoded by the coding sequence ATGAAAAATCCATCACGATTTATATTTATAATAAAAAATAATATTTTAAATACCATTAACAATGCATCATTTATTGAAAATGGAAATTTCAAGAAAAAATTTCGGGTTTATGCACGCAAGCAACATTTAGCAGCTTGAGTTATTAGTATTGTTACAATTCTTTTTTTATCGTTATTAGTTATGTTTATTAAAATTAATAACCAAGGTCAATTATTAAATAATCGGACTCCTTTAGATTTGTTTAAAGTAAATTATGAAACAATCTTACAAATTTGAATTACAGGAGCATCATTAGGAGCATCAGCTTATATGTTCCAACGGATTACTAAAAATCGATTAGTTGATACATCAACTCTTGGGATAGGTAATGTTTGTTTGATTGGGTTATTTTTTTTAGCAATATCAATTAATTTTGAAAATTATGGTTCTCAAAAACTTTTTGAAAATTTATTACCTTTTATTTTTATAATATCAGGAGTATGTGCCGGATTAATTTTGTATTGATTTTCAAAAAAACGAACCGGTTTTAGCCATACAAAGTTAATTGTCTCTGGTGTATTCATTAATTTTATTGCTATTGCTTTATCAATTAGCTTAAAAGACAATTTAACTCTAGTTGCATCAAATTATATTGACGATCGTTTGTTAGGTAATTTTTCAAACCGTAATAGTACTGAAAAATATTTAAGTTATGCTGTTTTTTTATTTTTAATGATATGATGCTTTTTGCGTTCTGCTAAATTTAAAGTTGTTATTACAGATACAATGATTGCTGAACAATTAGGATTAAAAGTAAAATTATTGAATTTAGAAATGATTTTTATCTCATCTTGTTTAACAGCTGTTTCATATATTATGGGAGGAAATGTATTATTTTTAGGAATTGCTGCAGCAAATTTAGGGTATGCGGTTTTTGGTAATCGCTTTAGTTCATCAATAATTTTTTCAAGCTTCATCACCATTATCTTTTTAATTTTTGGTCAATTTATTTTAGATAATATCGTTCAAAATTTAACTAGTTTGGTATTTGACGCCCCTATTGTAACTCCTTTATTAGTAGCTCCAATATTTACATTTATTATCTTATTTAAAAATAATATTTAA
- the pgsA gene encoding CDP-diacylglycerol--glycerol-3-phosphate 3-phosphatidyltransferase, producing MAKLNFKKNISSSPFFRNIPNIITIFRIFLALICIILLLVDFYTKNLNIVYEVLDANISALRLSATIIFIIAAFSDFLDGYIARKYNLVSNLGKILDPISDKILVNGVLICLTLDHTALAYLTIINILRDIFIDGLRMFASSKKIIIPANIFGKIKSILLFISICFILFLLSLTSSWKNVYLFNIPLFFATSLSVISGIIYYINFYKGVKKRGSITKS from the coding sequence ATGGCCAAATTGAATTTTAAAAAAAACATCTCATCATCACCTTTTTTTAGAAACATTCCTAATATTATCACTATCTTTAGAATTTTTTTAGCACTTATTTGCATCATCTTATTATTAGTTGATTTTTACACAAAAAATTTAAATATTGTCTATGAAGTTTTAGATGCCAATATTAGTGCATTGCGTTTAAGTGCAACAATTATTTTTATTATTGCTGCTTTTTCTGATTTCTTAGATGGATATATAGCTCGTAAATATAATTTAGTTTCAAATTTAGGGAAAATCTTAGATCCTATTTCTGATAAAATCCTTGTTAATGGTGTTTTAATTTGTTTAACACTAGATCATACAGCACTAGCTTATTTAACAATTATTAATATCTTACGAGATATTTTTATTGATGGTTTACGAATGTTTGCTTCAAGTAAGAAAATTATTATTCCAGCAAATATTTTTGGCAAAATTAAATCCATTCTACTATTTATTAGTATTTGCTTTATTTTATTTTTACTAAGCTTAACCTCATCATGAAAAAACGTTTATTTATTTAATATTCCTTTATTTTTTGCAACATCATTATCTGTAATCAGTGGTATTATTTACTACATTAATTTTTACAAAGGAGTTAAAAAACGTGGATCAATTACAAAAAGCTAA
- a CDS encoding class-II aminoacyl-tRNA synthetase family protein, with product MDQLQKAKINQTQKAIVEIKNSFQKHFAKNLNLSRVTAPLFVEGQSGLNDHLDHKQKAVSFYAKKLDKTLEIVQSLAKWKRLALLDYGFSLYEGLYTDMNAIRADDDIDEIHSIYVDQWDWEILINNQDCNLDFLKSIVNKIYSTIRIVQLEIDQLYNPKQIILPDSITFISSQELEDLYPHLSPSRREYEFAKIHKAIFIYQIGYPLKSGYIQSIRSPEYDNWNLNGDLIVYHKLNDQAIELSSMGIRVSKQDFIKQTNFANLKNDQENNFYHQMILNNQLPQTIGGGIGQSRLCMFLLNKKHIGEVQVSVWPNEYKDELLKKGIKLL from the coding sequence GTGGATCAATTACAAAAAGCTAAAATTAATCAAACACAAAAAGCAATTGTAGAGATTAAAAATTCTTTTCAAAAACATTTTGCAAAAAATTTAAATCTTTCACGTGTAACAGCACCATTATTTGTTGAAGGACAATCAGGTCTAAATGATCATTTAGACCATAAACAAAAAGCAGTAAGTTTTTATGCTAAAAAATTAGATAAAACACTTGAAATTGTTCAATCACTAGCAAAATGAAAACGTTTAGCTTTATTAGATTATGGTTTTAGTTTATATGAAGGTTTGTATACTGATATGAATGCAATTCGTGCAGATGATGACATCGATGAAATTCATAGCATTTATGTTGATCAGTGAGATTGAGAAATTTTAATTAATAACCAAGATTGTAACTTAGATTTTTTAAAATCAATCGTTAATAAAATTTATTCAACAATTAGAATTGTTCAATTAGAAATTGATCAATTATATAATCCAAAACAAATTATTTTACCAGATAGTATTACTTTTATTAGTTCACAAGAATTAGAAGATTTATATCCACATTTATCACCATCTCGACGTGAATATGAGTTTGCAAAAATTCATAAAGCAATTTTTATATACCAAATTGGATATCCACTAAAATCAGGTTATATTCAATCAATACGTTCTCCAGAATATGATAATTGAAATTTAAATGGAGATTTAATTGTTTATCATAAATTAAATGATCAAGCCATTGAATTATCATCAATGGGAATTCGTGTTAGCAAACAAGATTTTATTAAGCAAACAAATTTTGCTAATTTAAAAAATGATCAAGAAAATAATTTTTATCATCAAATGATTTTAAATAATCAACTACCCCAAACAATTGGTGGGGGAATCGGTCAAAGTCGTTTATGTATGTTTTTATTAAACAAAAAACACATTGGTGAGGTACAAGTTTCAGTTTGACCAAATGAATATAAAGATGAATTGTTAAAAAAAGGGATTAAATTACTATAA